DNA sequence from the Streptomyces sp. CA-210063 genome:
GTCGGCGTCGGCCGGAAGCCGGCGGGCGGCGTGCCACCGGGCGAGGCGCACACCGATCCTGAGCAGTTCCTTGCGGATGACGTCCAGGTCGTCGGTCCGCACCCGCACCGTCTGCGGTGCGTCCTCCGGCATGATCTGAAGCAGTGTCACCGGGCGTTCACCCTGGCTACAGCGGGTTCGCCGGCGACCGCGTCAGCCGGGAACAGGTGGCTGAGCTGTTCGATACGCTCCAGCCTGCTGAGCGCTTCGTCGGCGTCACGGCCCCAGGCGACCAGACCGTTCTGCTGGATGAGCAGAACCGGAGGGGTACCGGCGGCCGAGGCGTCGAGAGCGGTCACCACGTCCTCGGCGATGCGCGACGCGTCGAGTCGGTCCGAGACGACCGGCAGTGCGGGCAGGCAGGCATCCGATAAGCCGAGTGCCTGCGCCATTTCCGGTTCCTTGAGGACCGCTTGGCCGAAATGACCGCTGCCGTCGGTCAAGGAGGCGAGTGCCTTGGCGCACGGTGCTTGCGCATAGATCACTGCTCCGCAGTCGGGCAGTCGTCGGTACAGGGCGAGGTGTATCGCGGTTTCGTCCGGGGGCCATTCGATCTCCCCAGTCAACGGCAGCCCTTCGAACGGATCAACCATCACGGTGTCCTGATGGGTCATCACCCTCTTGTCGAGGTCACCGACGGTGATCAGAACCGCTTCGCCCGATCGCATCGAGACGCTGCCGGACGTTCCCGGCAGCCAACCACGCCGGCACAGGGACTGGCCAACTGCAGAGAGCTGTTGACGTTGCGACTCGGCGTCATCGCGGATGTATACGGGTTTCACGGATTCTCTTCTCCCGTACGGGCCAGTGGTTGCATCCTCGTGCACCGATCGCCGTGCCGTTGACCTCTCAGCGGATCGGCGGCACACGCTCTGGGGACAGCCAATGCCTCACCAGCCGCTACGCCGAACAGATGGAGCAACACGTGCGTCTCCTTCGTGGGGGGAGAGACGGTGATGTATACCAACCGGTATAGCTACATGCTAGGGAGTTGAATTTTGTAGTGTCAACAGGGCGCTCCCGAGGTGGCTGGAAAGCTCTTTCCCGTTGTGGTCCAGTCGCGCGTCTGATAGAGGGCGGGCCCGTCAGTGGGCGGAAGTTGTCCGCTTGATGGCGGTATGTAGATTATTGCGGCCCGGCCGCGTGCGTCTGACCATCTGAGTCGATGGCAGGAAAGCGCGTACGGTGGCCGGCTGGTGCACCGGCAAACGCCGGACTGACGCACCCGGCAAGGTGCTCTGGGGGCCGCTGTTGCCGCCGTTGCCTGACGACAGGCAACAGAGCCCCCCTTGTACAGCTTTGCCAGCCGTGGCGATAGTGAAGTCGCTGCCACCGGAGGACGCCGTTCCTCGTGAAGGGCGCAATCCGATCGCAGTTGATTCCCTCGGCACAGACCGGTTCCGTGTGCCCGTCGACCCTTCGTCGAATTGGGCGAGCCGGAGACTCTCGCAGAAGTAGTGCTGTCGCCACCTCTAAGGAGACCGAGATGGGTACACGCGTCGACCATGCCGAACTGGTCGTGTCGCCCGGCGAGTTCTTCCAGATCAGTGAAACAGAACGGATCAGGTCATCCATCGGGCTCCGGCTTTCGGACCATTCCTACCTCCCGAAGGCGGAGGATCCGCGTGCCGACTGGGTGGCGAGCGTTGCCGTGCCGGCGTTCAAGACGCTGGCACGCATGGGGGTGCTCGCCCCGCGGTTCTGCACGATCGGGACAGGGGCAGGCCTCGACGCCCTGGCGGCCGTGGAGATTCTGCAAGCACATACCGTTGGCTTCACCGACCTCCATAAGGACGTTCTCGCGTATGCGCGGGAAAACATTCGCAGCAACCTCTTGAACAAGGATGTCGAACTGATCGGAGGCGTGGGTGACCTCCTCACCCCGCTGGCCGGCAAGCTGTCGCAGATCGACGTGATCTACGAGAATCTCCCCAACATTCCGATGGTGGGCAACGAGGATCTGGCCGACGGCCAGACGAGTTCGACCTTCATCACCGAGCGCAGCGAGGAGATTCCCGGCTCCGCGGAGAAGAACCTCGTGACGCTGCACTACCTGGCTCTCCAGCAGGCACATCCTCTCCTTCGGGTCGGCGGGCGCGTGTTGTCGTCGATCGGTGCGCGCATTCCGTTGTCCGAAATCCTGGCCCTCTCCGGAGCCGCCGGCTACAACGGCAGCATCCTGACCTACACCTGGAAGGTTCAGTCCGAGCCAACCGATGTGGTCGGCGGATACGCCCAGTGGGAGAGGGAAGGCCTGGGGCCGTTCCACTTCTACCCGGTGAGCGTTCTGCGCGATGCCTTCGAGGGCCTGTCGCCCGCGGCGGCCGGGGCGCAGGCCCTGAAACTGGAGGAGGAGCTGGCGCCGTTCGAGATGTCGGCGCTGGACGCCCTGACTCTCGTGGAGAAGGGCGAAAGGGTCGGTCACACGGTCGCGATTCTTGACTCGGTGAAGATTCCTGACTCTGCCCTCTGAACGGGCGTCAGCGCCTCTTGGGTGCATGGACAGTCGACAGCGGACAGTGAGGCACCGGGTAAGCATTGGCCCGGAGTCCGCGGCACACCCGCCGAACCGGCTCTCCATCACCCTTTTCCACACTCAGTAAGGAGTCGGCATGAATGTCCAGTCGTTCATCGGCAGGACGCCCCTCGTCGAACTGAAGACCTTCGACGTTCCGGCCGGTGTTCGGATATTCGCCAAGGCCGAGTTCATGAATCCGGGGGGCAGCATCAAAGACCGGATCGTCCACTACATCCTCGATGACGCCGAGCGCCGCGGTCTGCTCCAGCCCGGCGCGACCATAGTGGAGAACACCTCCGGAAACACAGGTGCGGCGATCGCGATGATGGCGGCAACACGTGGCTACCGCGCGATCCTGACCATGCCGGACAAGGTGAGCAAGGAAAAGCAGGACACCTTGCGCGCCATGGGCGCTGAGGTGATCGTCTGCCCGACCTCGGCCCCACCGGACTCGGCCAAGCATTATGTGACGTACGCGAGGCGCATCCACGCGGAGATGCCAGGATCATTCACGCTCAACCAGTACGACAACCCGCTCAACGCGGAGGCCCACTTCCGATCGACGGGCCCTGAGATCTGGGAGGCGCTCGGGCAGTCGGTGACGGCGTTCGTCGCATCGGGGAGCACAGGCGGCACGATCTCCGGAACTTCGCGGTTCCTGAAGTCGAAGAATCCGTCCGTGACATCCGTCCTGCTCGATCCGGTGGGTTCCATCTACCACCGCTATTTCCACAAAGGCGTCGTCGACCCTTCGCAGATCGCACCGTACTTCGTCGAGGGCGCGGGCGAGGATCATCTGGCGAAGTGCATGGACTTCTCGGTCGTCGACGATGTGATTCAGTTCACCGACGCCGATGCCTTCGCCACCTGTCAGCACCTGGCCAAACGTGAGGGTCTGATCTGCGGTGGCACCTCCGGTGCCAATGTGTGGGGTGCCGTGCAGGTGGCCCGGTCGCTGACGGAACCGGCCACGGTCGTCACCGTCCTGCCGGACAGCGGAAGCAAGTACATCTCCAAGATCTACAACCGGGACTGGCTGCTGCAGAACGGTTTTGCCGCCGGGCAGAATCCCGCACTGGAAGCGACTGCGTGATGGGGAGTACGCAAAAGAACGTGGCCGCGGCACTGACGGCCGCTCTGCTGTGGGCCTTCGCCTTCCCCGCCCCGGCCGCCGTCAAGCCGGCAAGTGAACTGCTCCTGGTCACCGGCCGGTACTCCTTGTTCGGCCTGTGCGGCCTGTACGTCCTGTACCGAGGCCGGCGCCAGCTCAAGCTGATGCCGATGCGCAGAATCCTCTTCGGCCTGTACATAGGCTTCGTGGGGTACTTCGTCTTCTACATCTGTGTCTCGTACTCCGCCACCATGGGCAGCGGCTTCATTACCGCAGTCATCGTGGGGTCCTCACCCATCACCATTGCGGTGGCGGGCAACTTCGCGGAAAAGCGCATGTCGTGGAGCGAGCTGGTCGCGCCGGTCCTCCTGATTCTCTCCGGCCTCACCCTCCTGAGCGCCACGGACTTCATTTACGAAGGGCCCTCGGACCGCGCGCAGGACTCACTTTTCGGGATCCTGCTGGCCATCATGGCCATGCTCACATGGTCCTACTTCGTTGTCCGCAACGCCCAGTCACAGCGCACCTGGGAGACGAAGCCGGACCCCAAGATCTGGGCGGCGCTGGTGGCCATGGGTGCAGGCGGTGCCTCCATGGTCCTGCTGCCCTTCGCCATTGCCACGACGCCTGAGGAGACCTTCTCTCCGTACCCTCTGTTCAAGATCATCGCCTGGTGCGTCTTCCTCGGAGTCCTCGGTTCCTGGTGGGGCACATACATCTGGGTGAAGGCGGCGCAGGGCATTCCGGTGCCCTTGGTCGGGCCGTTGCTCGCCACGGAGACGATTTTCGGCGCAATCATGAGTCTTCCGGCGGAACAGCGGATGCCCACCTGGACAGAGGTCGGCGGCGCCCTGTTCATTCTTGCCGGAATCGCTGTCTACATGGTGTTCGACGTGAAGAACTCCCGATCGCGAGGAGACGGCGCCGGCGCCGAGCAGAAAACGGACGCGTCAGACGTGCCCGCAGTGACATAGCAGAGCGAGAAAAGAACCGTCACGATCGTTGACCGATCCGACATGGAGGAATTCCCGTGAGCAGCTCCTTCACGAACATCAAGCAGTCCCACGTATTCTTCGACGATTCCCCGGGGCTGAAGAACTACTACGAGGACTGGGCGTCGCGGTACGACGTGGACCTGGCGGACCAGAAATGGGTGGCGCCCCGAGTCGCGGCCAACCTCGTGCACCTGCTCGCCTCCGCCTACGTGACGCCGGACCCGACCGTCTTCGACGCCGGCTGTGGCACCGGCCTCGTCGGCAGTGTCCTGCGCACCCTGGGCAACTACGTGATCGACGGCGTCGACCTCTCGGAGAACATGGCTGCCGAGGCCCTCAAGACCCAGGCGTACCGGAAGGTCTACGGCGGCGTTGACCTGTCGGTGCCCCGGCGCGATGAGCGTCTGGACCAGTACGGCATCGTGGTCAGCAGCGGTGTCTTCACGCTCGGTCATGTGCGCCCCACGGCGCTGCTCACCCTGATCGAGTACGCCCTGCCCGGCGGCC
Encoded proteins:
- a CDS encoding class I SAM-dependent methyltransferase, giving the protein MGTRVDHAELVVSPGEFFQISETERIRSSIGLRLSDHSYLPKAEDPRADWVASVAVPAFKTLARMGVLAPRFCTIGTGAGLDALAAVEILQAHTVGFTDLHKDVLAYARENIRSNLLNKDVELIGGVGDLLTPLAGKLSQIDVIYENLPNIPMVGNEDLADGQTSSTFITERSEEIPGSAEKNLVTLHYLALQQAHPLLRVGGRVLSSIGARIPLSEILALSGAAGYNGSILTYTWKVQSEPTDVVGGYAQWEREGLGPFHFYPVSVLRDAFEGLSPAAAGAQALKLEEELAPFEMSALDALTLVEKGERVGHTVAILDSVKIPDSAL
- a CDS encoding DMT family transporter is translated as MAAALTAALLWAFAFPAPAAVKPASELLLVTGRYSLFGLCGLYVLYRGRRQLKLMPMRRILFGLYIGFVGYFVFYICVSYSATMGSGFITAVIVGSSPITIAVAGNFAEKRMSWSELVAPVLLILSGLTLLSATDFIYEGPSDRAQDSLFGILLAIMAMLTWSYFVVRNAQSQRTWETKPDPKIWAALVAMGAGGASMVLLPFAIATTPEETFSPYPLFKIIAWCVFLGVLGSWWGTYIWVKAAQGIPVPLVGPLLATETIFGAIMSLPAEQRMPTWTEVGGALFILAGIAVYMVFDVKNSRSRGDGAGAEQKTDASDVPAVT
- a CDS encoding PLP-dependent cysteine synthase family protein → MNVQSFIGRTPLVELKTFDVPAGVRIFAKAEFMNPGGSIKDRIVHYILDDAERRGLLQPGATIVENTSGNTGAAIAMMAATRGYRAILTMPDKVSKEKQDTLRAMGAEVIVCPTSAPPDSAKHYVTYARRIHAEMPGSFTLNQYDNPLNAEAHFRSTGPEIWEALGQSVTAFVASGSTGGTISGTSRFLKSKNPSVTSVLLDPVGSIYHRYFHKGVVDPSQIAPYFVEGAGEDHLAKCMDFSVVDDVIQFTDADAFATCQHLAKREGLICGGTSGANVWGAVQVARSLTEPATVVTVLPDSGSKYISKIYNRDWLLQNGFAAGQNPALEATA
- a CDS encoding class II aldolase/adducin family protein produces the protein MKPVYIRDDAESQRQQLSAVGQSLCRRGWLPGTSGSVSMRSGEAVLITVGDLDKRVMTHQDTVMVDPFEGLPLTGEIEWPPDETAIHLALYRRLPDCGAVIYAQAPCAKALASLTDGSGHFGQAVLKEPEMAQALGLSDACLPALPVVSDRLDASRIAEDVVTALDASAAGTPPVLLIQQNGLVAWGRDADEALSRLERIEQLSHLFPADAVAGEPAVARVNAR
- a CDS encoding class I SAM-dependent DNA methyltransferase, with amino-acid sequence MSSSFTNIKQSHVFFDDSPGLKNYYEDWASRYDVDLADQKWVAPRVAANLVHLLASAYVTPDPTVFDAGCGTGLVGSVLRTLGNYVIDGVDLSENMAAEALKTQAYRKVYGGVDLSVPRRDERLDQYGIVVSSGVFTLGHVRPTALLTLIEYALPGGLIAVSTRGSYAAETGFEDFARSEKVAALASLEFKLGDARYIAEESADYWVFRKTGPAQ